The stretch of DNA CGGCGGCTTCGCTGGTGACCCCTGCCGATGTCATCAAGACCAGGCTCCAGGTGGCGGCCCGAGCAGGCCAGACGTCATACAGCGGAGTCATCGACTGCTTCAGGAAGATCCTCAAGGAGGAAGGTTTCCAGGCATTATGGAAGGGCGCCGGAGgtaaatgcacacatgcacacatacactccACAGTCCTATAAGTGGTTTCATGACTTGGAAATGAGACTCGCTGTGGTGGCTGGAGTTGTCTAGAAGGCACCGCGAGAATATTAAATCCCATATTGTAATTTTCAATTCTATATTCCATTAGCTCGCGTCCTCAGATCTTCACCGCAGTTTGGTGTAACCCTGGTGACCTATGAACTGTTACAGAGATGGTTGAACGTGGACTTCGGAGGACAGTAAGTACTTTAACCCTGTTTGCACGAGTGCGTACCTTACGCCATTGCCAAGAAGGGCATCTAACCTGACTCTCTCCTCAGTCGTCCTGCCGGCTCTGGGCCCACTCCCAAACCTACAATGAAGGACCATCCCTCTGTGACTGCCGACCATGTGGGCGGCTACCATCTAGCTGCCGCAACCTTTGCTGGCGTGGAGAGAAAGTTTGGTCTGCACCTGCCCAAGTTCAAGCCTTCGGAAGAGGCGACAATCAAACCAGTGGGGTCCAAAGCGGAGCCCCAGGCTTCATAAAGCGTCACTCATTGTGACTGCATGCTCCTCACTATGCTTCCTCCAAAAAGGTTTTATTgagatattaaaatgaaatgaatcagAGCagttgttttactttgaatgcTGCATGAGTATGGCTTTATTGCATTTTCTTTGCATAGCTTGCACCACTTtattgtacatattgtactCCTCTACAGAGGGACATTATGGCATGACAAAGGATTGTAACTGCGTTTTCTTTGGTGTGCAATAGCTTTGGTGTGCATGTGTCAGTCAAACTTAAGAGACACAAGGATGTACAGATGTTTTCAAAAGTGTATATTTTGAAATCATGACAAGAAACtctatttaaacatatttaaatgtatttattgtattttattgaaataaatcaTTCGAACTGTTTGTTTCTACTGTGTGAAAAGTACATTCTCAGTTTTGACACCACACTTTGAGATTCTTCcagcaacaaaaaacatctcTGTTCAGATCCTGTCAACATACATCACTGAGCAGTTACAGCATACATGAGCATCTTCTTAGGCATTGAGGATATTTCAACTATGTCCACTCCAACCAGCTGCACTGAATAAGTGCAAATGGGTGCAGTGTAGACCAATGTAGAAAGTAGAAAGACATCTTGATTTTGGACTTTTCAGTATTTTACAAACAAGTCTAAAAGGAATGGAGATGACAACATGGCTCTACAGTTATACAAATTTTTTAAAGATGTGATTGCTTTACTAGAACTTTGGCGGAAATGGAACTCAGCTATTTGGATTCAGGAACTCATGATCAAAACGTCATCCCCCCCGGTCATGTCGTCACATCCTGCCCGAAATGAAAACAGGTTggattttacaataaaaaaatgtaagtttaaGGCatctggtttttaaaaaaaaaagaaaaaaaaaaaaaaaaggacaactgGTTTGTGTGAATATGGCTTCATGTTAGTGTTTGAGGTCGATAGCCCTGTTTCTCGTGTTAATCCAAAGAAGACTGGTGACGGTCCAGCTAACTGAGAAGGCAGATTTGTCTAAGAAATCAAAAGATGTCCGTACTTCTTCATGATCAAAACGTCATCTTTTTTCCCCCGGGTCATGTTGTCACATCTTTTCCTTCCATGGGCTGATGTTAATAAGCGCACCACTGGTCCCATAAACATCGCCTCCATGGCGAGTAGATCAGGCAGCCAGGCGCTGAGCCGCCAGCTCCTCTGCATCATCTCTGTTCTCGTTGATGTCCGACAGGGTGCGAACAAAACGGGTCCACTCGTCGTTGCGTGGAACCGCGGTTTGCTGTGGGGGAGGTGGACAACAGAGTAATCTGAATAAAATCTGAGATACTGGCTTCTGCAGTTGGCACAAGATCACAGATAATGCTCTACATGCTTATTTATGGATGATAACTCAAATCAAATTCTCAAACCATTCGAGTCCATGTGCAATTAATCACTGAGGCGGAATCATGTCTGCAACAACATGCCTGGGTAATTATGACTTAAAAAACACTCAAGAGAAACTTGAGGTTAAAAAGCAGATTCATCCGTGCTCACCTCTCCAACATCATACACAAGAACTCGTCCATCAGAGTCTCCCACAGCGATTTCTCTGCCAGAATGAGCCCATCTGACCCTGTTGAGAGCCGGGTTACCCTCCACTGTGACGCTGGCGGTAGGaacctaaaacaacaacaccataaaATACCAATTAGAAGGGCGGAAACATGGTCTGCAACCTCCATGCTGCTTCCACTCAAGGAATTTTCTTCAGTAATAAAAAGTGGAGTGTGGCTAGATATATGCGTGCTGTAGGACTGTAATACCTCGGTGTCGTTGTTGAGGTTCCACAGGTCCAGATGACCCACTCCGTCCACACAAGCAAACAGAGCAGGGTGAGTCGGAGACCACATGACATCATACACGTAATCAGAGTTATCTTCAAATGAGTAGAGCGGCTTGTTGTTCTGCAGACATATTTGAGGGGAAAGaaagatacaaacaaacaaacaaacgtttagATTTTTGCTGTATGAGTTTTATCTATGTAtcaatgtacatgtacatatgtcCCCATGTGATATACAGATATGATCAAAGATACTAATactacattcaaaatgttatgaTATTTTCAGGTTTTAATTCTTAACTTTTTACAGACGCTAGTGCCGATGGCTGCACATCATTTGGTCCAAAGTCAAAGCATCTTGACAAATATGTTATGGTTTGGCACTCGGGTTGTAACGTTATGAGTGGTCACACCCCTAAAGTATATATTAGTTAATGATAATAGGATGttatttaaaagttatttttcatttagTAGTTATTTAACATGTTACATTGCTCCCAACATGTAAACTAACATGCTTCAGTTATATAACTTGCTTTAATTACGTGCAATTTCTTTATCcgattttgattatttttatgaTTGGAATTCTTTTCTCATTCCTTTAAGGACCATtgtaactaataataataattgtattattaaacCATGATATTTGTATATCTGAGACGGTTACTGTACCACTACAATATCATACCCTCTACTGGGGATGACATTTGTTCCACACTTGATGAATTGTAAATCTTTTATGTAGTGCCACCATGAGGTCAACACATTCGTATCAGGCTGTAGTTTCTGTTGAATGCCATTGGCATTGCTAACTGAGACGGTAAACATTCTTTTATAAACATTAGCCTTGACTGAGCTCCATAGCAGGAGTTGTAGTGGCGGTTAAGACTCTTATGCTTGTTAAATTAGAGGGAACAAATGACTTATTTGGGCTAAACAGTCTAAAATCAACATAACAAGAAACACTTCTAGCCTGAACTATAGTGGAGTTCAAAATTAACAAAAGCGGGATTATATGGAACCATGTAGaggcacaaaacacacagcggGAGGAAACCTTCCCCGACACACAGGTCTTTGCAGCCAACTCAAATAATCCGGAGGTTTTGTAGAACTGCTCTAACCTTGGTGCTCCACAGCTTGACAGTCCAGTCGAAAGAGGAGGTGACAAACAGGTGGGAGAAGTCCAGAGGCCCTGCAGCTGTGTGGCAGTTGATCCCAGTGATGGGCCCATGGTGGCCCTCAAACATCTCACTGATGCCCGCTTTGCTGTGGAGCACACAGAAGATGGAGTGGAGAGTGAGTGCAAACGTACTCACTGATCAAAGTGAGCACGAGACATTGTATTTCCAAAAGCAACAGATGGTGAGTAGCGACCTTCAGTTGTGATAATGTTTGAAGATATGTTTCTGTACATTGCATGAAGGGAATCAACAAAGTGTTTCAATCTTTCGGGCATCGCATTAAGCAACAGGCACAGATGGATGTCTGATGGACGTATTTACATTAATCATTTACTTATATCATGTGATTACCAGCAGGATGGCAAAAGTGCCTGCAACCACATGTTGCAGAACCGTTTCCCAACTAAGGATCCGATAATTAACGCAGAGAGGTAAATACTCAGCATGAGTGATGCTTATGCATTATTAACTGCGATGAGAGTATCATACCATTGTAAATGAGGTGGAAAATTATTCCCCCCAATTACAGAGGTGATTCCGCTGTGCAAAACCTAGCAGCCATCCCCTCTCTGCGGTCTCTGGGTATACTGCAGGACATTTACTGCGGGGCTCACACGCTTCTCAGTGGCAGCTCTGATTTAAGCCACATTTCTTTGCTTCTTTACCAGGGAACAACCGGCACGAGAGAAGCCCCGGTGTCTTAAATGAGAACATTGTGGGATGAACTACGGTTTTAATTCTCCCCGGGAAGACCGAGTGTAAACAAACTCTCTCACCTAGAGCCACATacagaggaggggggaaaaaaggacagagaaaaaaatgatttgtttcCCCAGCATGTGTGCCCTGTTTATGTTGAGCGAcctttacaaacacaactgacaagcggaaaagaaaaacaggacgACTGGGCAGGAGTGAAACCGCAAACAGCAGGAGATCAAGTGTTGGATTTGCGTTGCGCCGGGAAGTGAGTGGGctatatttatttgacactCGGTCCGAGGTGGGCCTAACAGGCCGCCTCAGTTTTCTGGCGGTGTTCGGGAGGGATGGCGGGGACCGCGGTTTGCTTATGAACACACCTTCCATGACGACACGACATGTAGACGGAGCCGTCCTCGCTGCCCACCACGAAATTGTTGACATCTCCGAGAGGGAAAGACATGGAGGTGACAGCTACAGCTTTGGACTGCTTGAACACCAGCTCCATGCTGTCCTGTGGAGGAGCGGAAACATGGAAAAACATCTTATAACAAGCTCCCTGCTCAGGCTTTATGttaacacacactctgccaaGCACAACCTATAAAAATCACTCAACAGTTTATTAATGCATAATCTGAATTCAACGAgcactttataaaaaaaaatggaagtttgACATCGAGGTCCTGGCAGCACAGATGAAATGACACAGCTAGCAAAGTTAATTTCCTTGAAAGTGAAAAATGAGCCACGGGGAATACCAAACTGGAATGCTAATACGAAGGAGTCCAGCCAAATTGTTTGACATGTAACTTGAAAGGGGTGGagaatgtgacatgtgacagaGAGTACACAATATGTAAAAATTGAGCTCAAAGCTTGAAAATGTGACGTAATATTAACATTGCAATCTAATTTTCTGGTTAAATCTTTAACCCCCGAGTCATTTATGTTATTCAGAAATATTTCTCTGACCACCcatggaagaaaaacacagcgTATGTTACCTGTGGCTGGGAGAGCATGTCCAGACTCCAGGAGCAAATTTTGCCATCAGTGGAGATGCTAATCAGGTTGTGGGCATTCTGGGTGCCAACCACATTGACGCAGTATACAGGGTGctgcaaagagaaagagggagacgtCTTACTCTTCTGCTGTATTGGCATGAAGTATCAGCCCACTGTGCCGGTTGTTCAGCGTACCGTGTGTGCTGCCGCCGACAGCGGAGTCCTCTGCACCGGGGTCCTCTTGTTGCTCCTGTTGTCCCACAGGACAATCTGCCCCGAGTATGTGCCCCCCACCACAACGTTGGGGTGGAACTTGGCAAACGCGGCCGACATAACAGCAGACTGTcggaaaagaggggggaaatAGAGAAAGGGATAGTCAATGTCCAGCTTCTCTAGTGATGAATAAGTACATGTTTGTAGGTCTCTACTAGCACGTCCAAGAAAGGTGCCGATTCAACTTCATGGAGGATGGCGTTATACTGACAGGTGTTTCTACTATTTTGTCCAACCCATTTATAATAACGAGGGTAGCCCCTCCTCTCTAAAACTATATTATAACCGTCATGCAAGACCGCTGCATTAGTTTCAGCtcggtgtacctaataaactgtgAGCTGAGTGTAATAATGCAGAACTTAATTCATTTACTCAGTCCAATACAAGCATTTCAAATTAGTTTATGGTGacaatgagtaaaaaaaaagaaaaaaaagactaagaTTCAAAGTTGGAAAAAACTTGAAcctgttttttccttcttcatctCAAAGTCCGAAAACTGTTCTGTGCTAAACAAACCTCGAGGCTGGTCATCAAGACTATTACTAATATTTGGATAACGACTTTATCATGTATCATAAGGGacttttgacaaaaaaaatgttacgCATGTTTCAGGATAGTTTCACGAGTCAGACTCCGGCACGGAGAAAACCTCATTCACACTTCTGTTCAGTTTTATTCATCTGAGCAATACGCCGATGTCGACATCCGCTCTGGCGGCAACAACATGTGGTTCTACTCAACTTGTCTTGGTGAAGGAGCCTCAGGGCAGGCATTATAATAAGGCTGGGTAGAGCGGAGGAGCGGTGCTGCTCACCCTGCTAGCTCGTCTGAACACAGGGCCCTTGTTTGGATGCACATGATAACCAGCCCTGCCCAACACACTTAATCCTGCTGCAGCGCTCGGGTTCCATATAACTCCTGCACCACAGGTCTTCTTCTAAACATGTGTTTACGGATGGATGTGGTGGAGGTGGATAACAGCACGGGGAActcagggagaaggagagacgaggGGAACAGAAAGGGGCCGGTTGGCGGTGGTCCATGCTTGTCATGGAAGAAGCCCCCCAG from Cyclopterus lumpus isolate fCycLum1 chromosome 21, fCycLum1.pri, whole genome shotgun sequence encodes:
- the LOC117750255 gene encoding dynein, cytoplasmic 1, intermediate chain 2a-like isoform X2 yields the protein MSDKSELKAELERKKQRLAQIREEKKRKEEERKKQAADQLKEAAHHQDDSDLEKKRREAEALLQSMGITGDAPVAPPPISPTTKSAGTPSEAGSQDSDGAVGPRRGTPKLGMAKVTQVDFPPRETVSYTKETQTPVVTQQKEEEEEEEESAAPQPVVETQTEKADQKVEEEAPYELTEEEKLQILHSEEFVNFFDHSTRIIERALSEHVDLFFDYSGRDLEEKEGEIQAGTKLSLYRKFLDERWSKHRVVTCLDWSTQYPELLLASYNNNEDAPHEPDGVALVWNMKYKKATPEYVFHCQSAVMSAAFAKFHPNVVVGGTYSGQIVLWDNRSNKRTPVQRTPLSAAAHTHPVYCVNVVGTQNAHNLISISTDGKICSWSLDMLSQPQDSMELVFKQSKAVAVTSMSFPLGDVNNFVVGSEDGSVYMSCRHGSKAGISEMFEGHHGPITGINCHTAAGPLDFSHLFVTSSFDWTVKLWSTKNNKPLYSFEDNSDYVYDVMWSPTHPALFACVDGVGHLDLWNLNNDTEVPTASVTVEGNPALNRVRWAHSGREIAVGDSDGRVLVYDVGEQTAVPRNDEWTRFVRTLSDINENRDDAEELAAQRLAA
- the LOC117750255 gene encoding dynein, cytoplasmic 1, intermediate chain 2a-like isoform X1; protein product: MKRCGIMSDKSELKAELERKKQRLAQIREEKKRKEEERKKQAADQLKEAAHHQDDSDLEKKRREAEALLQSMGITGDAPVAPPPISPTTKSAGTPSEAGSQDSDGAVGPRRGTPKLGMAKVTQVDFPPRETVSYTKETQTPVVTQQKEEEEEEEESAAPQPVVETQTEKADQKVEEEAPYELTEEEKLQILHSEEFVNFFDHSTRIIERALSEHVDLFFDYSGRDLEEKEGEIQAGTKLSLYRKFLDERWSKHRVVTCLDWSTQYPELLLASYNNNEDAPHEPDGVALVWNMKYKKATPEYVFHCQSAVMSAAFAKFHPNVVVGGTYSGQIVLWDNRSNKRTPVQRTPLSAAAHTHPVYCVNVVGTQNAHNLISISTDGKICSWSLDMLSQPQDSMELVFKQSKAVAVTSMSFPLGDVNNFVVGSEDGSVYMSCRHGSKAGISEMFEGHHGPITGINCHTAAGPLDFSHLFVTSSFDWTVKLWSTKNNKPLYSFEDNSDYVYDVMWSPTHPALFACVDGVGHLDLWNLNNDTEVPTASVTVEGNPALNRVRWAHSGREIAVGDSDGRVLVYDVGEQTAVPRNDEWTRFVRTLSDINENRDDAEELAAQRLAA